A genomic window from Chrysoperla carnea chromosome 3, inChrCarn1.1, whole genome shotgun sequence includes:
- the LOC123294992 gene encoding serine hydrolase-like protein — translation MVEINEITIPVPWGYMAAKTWGSSNNCPILMIHGRQDNAGSFDLLIPKLPESYYYICIDLPSHGKSSHFPPNIPINITNFVVAVTYVINYFKWEKITIIAHSLGARVACHVALTYPRLIERLVFLDSISIYPVHPGDFGDYTRENIEKFAKVTEKLQKNSPPEYTADEALERIMENRPTTICKEGALNMLNRALIPLENGRFHLSMDQRLKCIFYDLLSSENVAAVIKYCRFKFPHLVLLASETNNLLFNKSSEPILRELKKNQNCRIIIVNGNHDVHNNNADLVARYINIFLEKYPTPEYYKKSKKLIQAKI, via the exons ATGGtggaaattaatgaaattactATTCCCGTACCATGGGGATATATGGCAG CAAAAACGTGGGGTTCTAGTAACAACTGTCCAATATTAATGATTCATGGCCGACAAGATAATGCTGGatcttttgatttattaattccAAAATTACCGGAAAGTTATTATTACATATGTATTGATTTACCTAGTCATGGAAAATCATCACATTTTCCTCCAAATATACCAATCAATATAACCAATTTTGTAGTAGCAGTGACATAcgtaatcaattattttaaatgggaaaaaattacaataattgcaCATAGTTTGGGTGCAAGGGTTGCTTGTCATGTAGCATTGACATATCCACGTTTAATTGAACGGCTAGTATTTTTAGACTCAATATCAATATATCCAGTACATCCTGGTGATTTTGGTGATTATACAcgtgaaaatatcgaaaaatttgccaAAGTGactgaaaaattacaaaaaaattcaccaCCTGAATATACAGCAGATGAAGCTTTAGAACGAATTATGGAAAATAGACCAACTACAATTTGTAAAGAAGGTgctttaaatatgttaaatcgTGCATTAATACCACTTGAAAATGGTAGATTTCATCTTTCAATGGACCAACGATTAAAGTGcatcttttatgatttgttatCAAGTGAAAATGTTGCTGCGGTTATAAAGTATTGTAGATTTAAATTTCCACACTTAGTATTACTTGCATCTGAAACAAATaacttattgtttaataaatcatctgaaccaattttaagggaattaaaaaagaatcaaaattgtagaataattattgttaatggTAACCATGATGTCCATAACAATAATGCTGATTTAGTAGCAaggtatataaacatatttttagaaaaatatccaacgccagaatattataaaaaatcaaaaaaattaattcaagcaaaaatttga
- the LOC123295754 gene encoding zinc finger protein OZF-like: MNIQGVLISDFGKVCRICMKFSDTFLATTSFKIIEMISTCSSVQIQENDGLPNQICNPCFLQLQNSVNFKLLCETSDTTFRQIIEQNQIKIEIGVNGDAIKNEEISNCNLSSLNDSSSNEIKSDNIEVKSEDDFNDNESLSSSLSDNLNNDNHDENITETFTCEKCSKEFKKAWVLGQHMHRAHRAKGLKCSKCEMKCYHVLHLKEHDELAHNPLNHTCNICQRIFTDVYKLKRHKSTHSERLHHCERCDKSFKDKWALKRHNEESHSLIGKKIACHVCGKSILKKNLSLHMQVHSERDKISCKICLKTFLKRQSLENHIKYTHENQTPPKRKYLCNVCGRAIRSSADLRLHLLTHTQERPFACNHCDKAYRCPVALKKHVSRVHLDERKYNCTFCSQAFYEKRILLNHVRRHTGERPFKCHLCEKAFIQKIALAIHMKVHTNST; this comes from the exons atgaaTATACAGGGTGTGTTAATATCTGATTTCGGAAAAGTATGTcgtatttgtatgaaattttctGATACATTTTTAGCAAcaacttcatttaaaataattgaaatgatttCGACGTGTTCTTCTGTACAG ataCAGGAAAATGATGGTTTACCAAATCAAATATGTAACCCGTGTTTTCTACAATTACAAAACTCCGTTAACTTCAAATTATTATGTGAAACATCCGATACCACATTTCGCcaaattattgaacaaaatcaaataaagatTGAAATTGGTGTAAACGGTGATGCgattaaaaatgaagaaatttcaaattgtaatttatcatcattaaatgattcatcatcaaatgaaataaaatcagaTAATATAGAAGTGAAATCCGAGGATGATTTTAACGATAATGAATCATTATCTTCATCATTatcagataatttaaataacgaTAATCACGATGAAAATATTACAGAAACATTCACTTGTGAAAAATGtagtaaagaatttaaaaaagctTGGGTGTTAGGTCAACACATGCATCGGGCACATAGAGCAAAAGGATTAAAATGTAGTAAATGTGAAATGAAATGTTATCATGTATTACATTTAAAAGAACACGATGAATTAGCGCATAATCCATTGAATCATACATGTAATATTTGTCAAAGAATATTTACagatgtatataaattaaaaaggcaTAAATCCACACATTCAGAACGTTTACATCATTGTGAACgatgtgataaatcatttaaagaTAAATGGGCTTTGAAAAGGCATAATGAAGAGTCACATTCACTTATTGGGAAAAAGATTGCGTGTCATGTCTGCGGtaaatcaatattgaaaaaaaacttatcactTCACATGCAAGTACATAGTGAACGTGATAAAATATCATGCAAGatatgtttaaaaacatttttaaaacgaCAGTCAttagaaaaccatataaaatatacacacgAGAATCAAACACCACCTAAacgtaaatatttatgtaatgttTGTGGACGTGCGATACGTTCATCAGCCGATTTACGGCTACATTTATTGACCCACACACAAGAACGTCCGTTCGCATGTAATCATTGTGATAAAGCATATCGTTGTCCAGTAGCATTAAAAAAACATGTGTCACGTGTTCATTTGGATGAACGTAAATATAATTGTACATTTTGTTCACaagcattttatgaaaaaagaattttattgaatCATGTACGAAGACATACTGGTGAACGACCATTTAAATGTCATTTATGTGAAAAAGCGTTCATACAAAAAATAGCGTTAGCAATACATATGAAGGTCCATACAAATTCAACATAA
- the LOC123296490 gene encoding neutral alpha-glucosidase AB — protein sequence MELLKILTLLSVITYTFCVDHGNFKTCAQSSFCRRCREMEPNKSPYVLNFPSAQITPNSVHVELWNNEEQVVFNLTLSALVDNTFRLQVEEASPLRDRFRSLYALKSDPVLAQLEMVSRNEDEITIKNGDNAVKLIRSPFRIDFFSDTEFVASVNARGLFKFEHYRKNDQSDPAANDAENADANSEKKITDPGAWEENFKSFRDSKPFGPSAVAMDITFHGASHAYGIPEHADSLALKDTKDKTDPFRHYNLDVFEYELDSPMAIYGAIPLLYAHGPKRTTGVFWNNPSETWIDIKSSSNSENNVMNSIVNFVSGRSSDGEENKDKTVESHFMSESGVIDVFFLLGPNPKDVIREYARLTGVSPIPQYFALGYHQSRWNYNDEDDVMSVSDNFDNSDIPLDVIWLDIEYTDHKKYFTWDPIRFAHPRIMQQNLTSQGRKLVVIIDPHIKRESGYFLHEDALANDYYVKNAEGAVYEGWCWPGSSSYLDFLNPVVMSYYSSLYSLDKFPEATNDMYLWNDMNEPSVFNGPEITMPKDCIHYGNWEHREIHNTYGLLQVKATYDGLIARSKGTKRPFILTRSFFAGSQRYAAMWTGDNSAEWSHLKISIPMCLSVSIAGMPSCGADVGGFFKNPDNELMIRWYQAGAFLPFYRAHSHIDTKRREPYLFPPEVRNLLRDAIRKRYVYLPLWYTLYHEHEISGLPVIRPLFMEYPSDPAVSTIESTYMVGSSLLCSPVTSAGASSVDVYFPGGSDELWYDIDTYKQYKGEGTVTVPVDMAKIPVFQKGGTIIPTKQRYRRSLTLTHDDPYTLIVALDSKGEANGTLYIDDNESFEYQKGKYLYLSFTFKNNVLTARRIDQDATYPANSWIERVIVIGYSKSAPAAASLKIDGKKDIIKLPVTLDETRQHKTLVVKKPAVKMTQTWSITL from the exons atggagCTGCTAAAAAT attAACTTTATTGTCTGTGATCACATATACATTTTGTGTAGACCatggtaattttaaaacatgtgcACAATCGAGCTTTTGCAG aAGATGTCGTGAAATGGAACCAAATAAGTCTCCATACGTTTTAAATTTCCCATCAGCACAAATAACACCAAACTCAGTACACGTAGAATTGTGGAATAATGAAGAACaagtagtttttaatttaactctATCTGCATTAGTTGATAATACATTCCGTTTACAAGTTGAGGAAGCTTCACCATTACGTGATCGATTCCGTTCACTTTACGCATTAAAATCAGATCCAGTTCTTGCTCA attagAAATGGTTTCACGTAATGAAGATGAAATTACAATAAAGAATGGTGATAATGCAGTGAAGCTTATTAGAAGCCCATTTCGAATTGACTTTTTTTCAGATACAGAATTTGTAGCTTCGGTAAATGCACGAGGTctatttaaatttgaacattATCGTAAAAACGATCAAAG tgatCCTGCTGCTAATGACGCAGAAAATGCCGATGCCAATAGTGAAAAAAAG aTAACAGATCCTGGAGCATGggaagaaaatttcaaatcatttagAGATTCAAAACCATTTGGACCATCTGCTGTTGCTATGGACATTACATTCCACGGTGCTTCACATGCATATGGTATCCCTGAACACGCTGATAGTCTGGCATTAAAAGATACCAAGGATAAAACAGATCCATTTCGACATTATAATTTAGATGTATTTGAATATGAATTAGATAGTCCAATGGCTATTTACGGTGCAATTCCATTACTTTACGCTCATGG accGAAACGAACAACGGGTGTATTTTGGAATAATCCATCAGAAACATGGATTGACATAAAATCATcatcaaattctgaaaataaTGTAATGAATTCGATTGTAAACTTTGTATCTGGGCGTTCAAGTGATGGCgaagaaaataaagataaaacagTTGAATCACATTTTATGTCTGAAAGTGGTGTGATTGACGTTTTTTTCTTGCTTGGTCCTAATCCTAAAGATGTCATTAGGGAGTACGCAAGATTAACAGGAGTTTCACCCATACCACAA TACTTCGCACTTGGATATCATCAATCAAGATGGAATTATAACGACGAAGATGATGTAATGTCTGTTtctgataattttgataattctgaCATCCCATTGGATGTTATTTGGTTGGATATTGAATATACTGATcataaaaa ATATTTCACTTGGGATCCAATACGTTTCGCACATCCACGAATTATGCAACAAAATTTAACATCTCAAGGACGTAAATTGGTTGTAATTATTGATCCACATATAAAAAGAGAAAGCGGCTATTTTCTACATGAAGATGCGTTAGCCAatgattattatgttaaaaatgcgGAAGGTGCAGTTTATgaag gttGGTGTTGGCCAGGTTCATCTAGTTATTTGGACTTTTTAAATCCAGTAGTTATGTCATACTACAGCTCATTATATAGCTTAGATAAATTCCCAGAAGCAACAAACGATATGTACTTATGGAATGATATGAATGAACCAAGTGTATTTAATGGTCCAGAAATAACAATGCCTAAAGATTGTATACATTATGGTAATTGGGAACATCGTGAAATTCATAATACATACGGATTGTTACAAGTGAAAGCAACGTATGATGGATTGATAGCACGAAGCAAAGGTACAAAACGACCGTTTATTTTAACACGTTCATTCTTTGCCGGATCTCAACGTTATGCAGCTATGTGGACTGGGGATAATTCAGCCGAATGgtcacatttaaaaatatcaataccaATGTGCTTGAGTGTCAGTATTGCTGGTATGCCAAGTTGTGGGGCAGATGTTGGTGGTTTCTTTAAAAATCCTGATAATGAATTAATGATTCGTTGGTATCAA gctGGAGCATTCTTACCTTTCTACAGAGCACATTCTCATATTGATACTAAACGACGTGAACCGTATTTGTTTCCACCAGAAGTTCGTAATTTACTTCGAGATGCCATTAGAAAACGTTATGTCTATTTACCGCTTTGGTACACATTGTACCATGAACATGAAATATCTGGCCTTCCAGTCATCAGACCATTATTTATGGAATATCCAAGTGATCCTGCAGTATCCACTATTGAATCTACTTATATGGTCG ggTCGTCATTGCTATGTTCTCCTGTAACAAGCGCTGGTGCAAGCAGTGTCGATGTATATTTCCCTGGTGGAAGTGATGAATTGTGGTACGATATTGATACATACAAACAATATAAGGGTGAAGGCACCGTTACAGTCCCAGTAGATATGGCAaag aTTCCAGTCTTCCAAAAAGGTGGTACCATCATCCCAACAAAGCAACGTTACCGACGTTCGCTAACTCTAACTCACGATGATCCTTATACATTGATTGTAGCTCTTGATTCTAAG ggTGAAGCGAATGGCACATTGTACATTGATGACAATGAAAGTTTCGAATatcaaaaaggaaaatatttatatttgagtttcacttttaaaaataatgtgctCACTGCaag ACGGATTGATCAAGATGCCACGTATCCAGCTAATTCTTGGATAGAACGTGTTATAGTAATAGGTTACTCCAAATCCGCACCTGCTGCAgcttcattaaaaattgatg gTAAAAAAGATATTATCAAGTTACCAGTTACGTTAGATGAAACACGTCAACATAAAACATTAGTTGTGAAGAAGCCGGCTGTCAAAATGACTCAAACATGGTCAATAaccctttaa